Proteins from one Natrinema salifodinae genomic window:
- a CDS encoding 30S ribosomal protein S17e, whose translation MSDDSETIITIGDTLLDRYPDAFSADFEENKTKVEKLTHVESKRVRNRIAGYVTRRYTND comes from the coding sequence ATGTCCGACGACTCAGAGACCATCATTACAATCGGCGATACGCTCCTCGATCGGTATCCCGATGCGTTTTCAGCCGACTTCGAAGAGAACAAAACGAAAGTCGAGAAATTGACTCACGTCGAATCAAAGCGGGTACGGAACCGTATCGCAGGATATGTCACGCGACGATACACGAACGATTGA
- a CDS encoding archaea-specific SMC-related protein, translating into MTWKIDIENIAGIYDGSARLETGLNAVKGSNWQGKSSFIEAIKTGLGTAATLTEGEASGHVHLRTPEKDVEVALRSANGSVSTEGTPYLESEYDVVRASLFACLGERNEVRQAVREGANLEDVLLRPLDFQDIDAQIAALKRERDQIDSELAQANEASKRLPSIQERVTQLETEVEELRERRTDLSAATTDDEDRSDSVQGELSQAQAERSQAESQIERLTQAIERIETRLAERRSELDEIVIDEDDSVEAELETAREELREVKQAIDVLQNVYSANEMILQEDKLDLITDVNRELTGDTVVCWTCGSDADREALEERLDALREKISERRAQLESRRDRVEELEARREERAQARRRKRDVETEIEDLEEKLADRKQSLEEARERFDRADERVEALSESVDEAVDQITDVESEIKYREAELEDARSELEELESRAEQIELLKDERNEIRREIEDLRSRKQEIKNQAREEFTESIQEIGERFETGFESAHLTGDFDLVVARDGREASLDALSEGELELIGFIAALAGYESFDVDETVPLMLVDGVGSLADENLHTLVEYLDERTEYLVFTTYPEHSTIDGQTIDPTEWSVASRETADAE; encoded by the coding sequence ATGACGTGGAAAATCGATATCGAGAACATCGCGGGCATTTACGACGGGAGCGCACGGCTCGAGACGGGCCTCAACGCGGTCAAAGGATCGAATTGGCAGGGCAAATCGAGTTTCATCGAAGCGATCAAAACGGGTCTCGGCACGGCGGCGACGCTGACGGAAGGGGAAGCGTCCGGACACGTTCATCTTCGAACCCCCGAGAAGGACGTCGAGGTAGCGCTCCGCAGCGCGAACGGCAGCGTGAGCACCGAGGGAACGCCGTACCTCGAGAGCGAGTACGACGTCGTTCGAGCCTCACTGTTCGCGTGTCTCGGCGAGCGAAACGAGGTTCGCCAGGCGGTTCGAGAAGGAGCAAACCTCGAAGACGTTCTTCTCCGCCCGCTCGATTTCCAGGATATCGATGCGCAGATCGCGGCGCTGAAGAGAGAGCGGGACCAGATCGATTCCGAACTGGCGCAGGCGAACGAGGCGAGCAAGCGACTCCCGTCGATCCAAGAGCGGGTCACGCAGCTCGAAACCGAAGTAGAAGAGCTCCGCGAACGACGGACGGACCTCTCAGCAGCAACGACCGACGACGAGGACCGCTCGGATTCGGTGCAGGGCGAACTCAGCCAGGCACAGGCGGAGCGCAGCCAGGCGGAAAGCCAAATCGAACGGCTCACGCAAGCGATCGAGCGAATCGAAACTCGGCTAGCGGAGCGGCGGTCGGAACTCGACGAAATCGTGATCGACGAAGACGACTCCGTCGAGGCTGAACTGGAAACCGCTCGCGAGGAACTCCGGGAGGTAAAGCAGGCTATCGACGTGTTGCAAAACGTCTACTCGGCTAACGAGATGATTCTCCAGGAGGACAAGCTCGACCTCATCACCGACGTCAATCGGGAGCTGACCGGCGATACCGTCGTCTGCTGGACGTGCGGTTCGGATGCGGATCGCGAGGCACTCGAGGAACGCCTCGACGCCCTTCGAGAGAAAATCAGCGAGCGGCGGGCGCAGCTCGAATCCCGTCGTGACCGCGTCGAAGAACTCGAGGCGCGGCGAGAGGAGCGCGCGCAAGCACGGCGCCGAAAGCGGGACGTGGAGACCGAAATCGAGGATCTCGAAGAGAAACTCGCCGATCGAAAACAGAGCCTCGAAGAGGCCCGGGAACGCTTCGATCGGGCGGACGAACGCGTCGAAGCGCTTAGCGAGTCGGTCGACGAAGCGGTCGATCAGATTACCGACGTCGAAAGCGAAATTAAATATCGGGAGGCGGAACTAGAAGACGCGCGGTCGGAACTCGAAGAGCTCGAATCGCGCGCTGAACAGATCGAACTCCTCAAGGACGAGCGCAACGAGATTCGGCGAGAAATCGAGGATCTCAGGTCCCGAAAGCAGGAAATCAAAAACCAAGCGCGAGAGGAGTTCACCGAGTCGATCCAGGAGATCGGCGAGCGCTTCGAAACCGGATTCGAGTCGGCCCACCTGACTGGGGATTTCGATCTCGTGGTGGCTCGGGACGGTCGCGAGGCGAGCCTCGACGCGCTGAGCGAGGGAGAACTCGAGTTGATCGGATTCATCGCAGCGCTCGCCGGATACGAGTCGTTCGACGTCGACGAGACGGTCCCCCTCATGCTCGTAGACGGCGTTGGAAGTCTCGCGGACGAGAACCTCCACACGCTCGTCGAGTACCTGGACGAGCGGACCGAATACCTCGTGTTCACCACGTATCCCGAACACTCGACGATCGACGGACAGACGATCGATCCGACGGAGTGGTCGGTTGCGAGCCGAGAGACGGCCGACGCGGAGTAA
- the rdfA gene encoding rod-determining factor RdfA, whose product MSPDPGCKVDATIDRYGLESADPRHESLNAGLLARWRGTDGHSEVGYRTITEWFNKRLLKRVYDEQGRESIESQLDGDYQALTADDELVREETIERLSAVGIDGEQVHGDMVSWGTMKKHLTECLNGTKERATARTDWERNSIAVAQEVVIEKVDEALSSLATKGELDGVSSSSVEVQLHLHCDECPTRVPLTVAVERGYVCERHSDREGETTESTNEQS is encoded by the coding sequence ATGTCTCCCGATCCGGGCTGCAAGGTCGACGCGACGATCGATCGATACGGTCTCGAGTCAGCCGATCCGCGCCACGAGTCGCTGAATGCCGGCCTTCTCGCGCGCTGGCGAGGAACGGACGGCCACTCCGAAGTCGGTTATCGAACGATAACCGAGTGGTTCAACAAACGACTCCTCAAGCGCGTTTACGACGAGCAGGGTCGCGAATCGATCGAATCGCAGCTCGACGGCGACTACCAGGCGCTGACCGCTGACGACGAACTGGTACGCGAGGAAACGATCGAACGGCTATCTGCGGTCGGAATCGACGGCGAGCAGGTACACGGCGACATGGTTTCCTGGGGAACGATGAAAAAACACCTCACGGAATGTCTGAACGGGACTAAAGAGCGGGCGACCGCGCGCACGGACTGGGAACGCAACAGCATCGCCGTCGCACAGGAGGTCGTCATCGAGAAGGTCGACGAAGCACTCAGTTCGCTCGCGACCAAAGGGGAACTCGACGGCGTCTCCTCCTCGTCGGTCGAAGTACAGCTTCACTTACACTGCGACGAGTGTCCGACGCGGGTCCCGCTTACCGTCGCCGTGGAGCGGGGTTACGTCTGTGAGCGTCACAGCGATCGCGAGGGCGAGACGACCGAGAGCACGAACGAACAGTCATGA
- a CDS encoding amidohydrolase family protein: MILNAGTLVTMNDEREVREEVQVTVENGEIVEIADGYASDPDAVDARDDVVIPGLVNCHTHMYALPLRGAPISASPRSFYEALVDIWWKVDEAFTTEDARLSALGSCKEMLEGGVTAFCDNYSGPNTLPGALDAVAEGVAETPIRGLIAFETTARNSPDEAFDGIEENQRFVRDRENEYDRVTGHYCLHTLFTNPDEVVRECVARATDDDRPIQIHLEEGLVDVHESIREYGERPVHALESMGFFDADVIAAHCVHATDEEIEVLGENDVAVAHNPYSNTNNAVGIANVEKMREEGIPIGIGDDGWDPDMFETMRTAVGIHKLKKNDPSGFDMATALEWATIGSATVMGMDDRIGSIEAGKRGDFVTLDLGPNPVRPESAPYYVVSAASRADVSRTIIDGDIVYERSEGVHAVDDAELNAVGAASADLWERI, from the coding sequence GTGATACTCAATGCCGGGACGCTCGTCACGATGAACGACGAGCGCGAGGTCAGAGAGGAGGTACAGGTCACGGTGGAGAACGGCGAAATCGTCGAGATCGCGGACGGGTACGCCTCGGATCCGGACGCCGTGGACGCCAGAGACGACGTCGTGATCCCCGGGCTAGTCAACTGCCACACGCACATGTACGCGCTCCCGCTCCGCGGCGCTCCGATCTCGGCGTCGCCGCGAAGCTTCTACGAAGCGCTGGTCGACATCTGGTGGAAAGTAGACGAGGCGTTCACGACGGAGGACGCCCGCCTCTCGGCGCTCGGATCGTGCAAGGAAATGCTCGAGGGTGGAGTTACCGCGTTCTGCGACAACTACTCCGGACCGAACACCCTCCCGGGAGCGCTAGACGCCGTGGCGGAGGGCGTCGCCGAGACGCCGATTCGCGGTCTGATCGCGTTCGAGACGACCGCGCGAAACTCGCCGGACGAGGCGTTCGACGGAATCGAGGAAAACCAGCGGTTCGTTCGCGACCGGGAAAACGAATACGACCGCGTGACCGGCCACTACTGCCTTCACACGCTATTTACGAACCCCGACGAGGTCGTGCGAGAGTGCGTCGCTCGCGCAACCGACGACGACCGGCCGATCCAGATACACCTCGAAGAGGGGTTGGTGGACGTCCACGAATCGATCAGGGAGTACGGCGAGCGCCCCGTTCACGCGCTCGAATCGATGGGGTTCTTCGACGCGGACGTCATCGCCGCACACTGCGTTCACGCGACCGACGAGGAGATCGAGGTGCTCGGTGAGAACGACGTCGCCGTGGCGCACAATCCGTACTCGAATACGAACAACGCGGTCGGGATCGCAAACGTCGAGAAGATGCGAGAGGAGGGAATACCGATCGGAATCGGGGACGACGGGTGGGACCCGGACATGTTCGAAACGATGCGGACCGCCGTCGGTATTCACAAGTTGAAGAAGAACGATCCGAGCGGATTCGACATGGCGACCGCGCTGGAGTGGGCGACGATCGGCAGCGCGACCGTGATGGGGATGGACGATCGCATCGGCAGCATCGAAGCGGGGAAGCGAGGTGACTTCGTAACGCTCGATCTCGGACCGAACCCGGTTCGGCCGGAGAGCGCACCGTACTACGTCGTCAGCGCGGCGAGTCGCGCCGACGTTTCCCGGACGATCATCGACGGAGACATCGTCTACGAACGCAGTGAGGGTGTACACGCCGTAGACGATGCGGAGTTGAATGCGGTCGGGGCGGCAAGCGCCGACCTCTGGGAGCGGATCTAG